The Klebsiella aerogenes KCTC 2190 region TACGGCAGCGAGGCGTGGCAGCGCGATAAAGCCTTCTGGCAGGCGCAGCGTCAGGCGTTGCCGTCTCCGGCCTCGCTATCAGACGCGCCGCTGGCCGGGCGGGCGACCAGCAGCGATATCTGGCGCCTGAAACTGGAGGCCGATCCGGCTGTCTTCAGCCAGCTCGCGGCCAGCGCGCCGCAGTGCCAGCGCGCCGATCTGGCGTTGGCGCTGACGACGTTGTGGCTGGGGCGGTTGTGCGGCCGAATGGATTACGCGGCTGGCTTTATCTTTATGCGCCGCATGGGATCGGCGGCGCTGACCGCCACCGGCCCGGTACTCAACGTACTGCCGCTGGCGGTGAATATCGACGCGCAGGAGACGCTGGCGCAACTGGCGACGCGTCTCTCCGGACAACTGAAAAAAATGCGCCGCCATCAGCGCTACGATGCCGAGCAAATTGTCCGCGATAGCGGTAAAGCGGCGGGCGACGAACCGCTGTTTGGCCCGGTGCTGAACATCAAAGTCTTTGATTACCAGTTGGATATCGACGACGTGCAGGCGCAGACGCATACTCTCGCCACCGGCCCGGTGAATGACCTCGAGCTGGCACTGTTCCCGGACGAACGCGGCGGTCTGTCGCTGGAGATCCTCGCCAATAAAGCGCGTTATGATGAGGCGACGCTGAACCGCCACGTGTCGCGGCTGACCGCGCTGCTGGCGCAGTTCGCCGCCAACCCGGCGCTACGCTGCGGCGAGGCGGAGATGCTGTCGGCGGAAGAAGGCGCGCAGCTGGCATTGATCAACAATACCGCGATGCCACTGCCGACCACTACCCTCAGCGCGCTGGTAGCGGAACAGGCGCGGAAAACGCCGGATGCCCCGGCGCTGGCGGATGCCAACTGGCGCTTTAGCTACCGCGAAATGCGCCAACAGGTGGTGGCGCTGGCCAACCTGCTGCGGCAACGCGGCGTGAAGCCGGGGGATAGCGTGGCGGTTGCCTTACCGCGTTCGGTGTTCCTGACGCTGGCGCTGCACGGCATTGTCGAAGCCGGCGCCGCCTGGCTGCCGCTGGACACCGGCTACCCGGATGATCGTCTGCGGATGATGCTGGAAGATGCGCGGCCTTCGCTGCTGATTACCTCTGACGATCAACTGGCCCGTTTTAGCGATATTCCTGGGCTGAGCAGCTTGTGTTATCAGCAGCCGCTGGCTGCTGAAGATGATACGCCGCTGGCGCTGTCAAAACCGGAACATACCGCATATATCATCTTCACCTCCGGTTCCACCGGACGGCCGAAAGGGGTGATGGTCGGGCAGACCGCCATCGTGAACCGCCTGCTGTGGATGCAAAATCACTATCCGTTAACCGCCGCCGATGTGGTGGCGCAGAAGACGCCGTGCAGCTTTGATGTCTCGGTATGGGAGTTCTGGTGGCCGTTTATGACCGGCGCCCAGCTGGTGATGGCGGCGCCGGAGGCGCATCGCGATCCACAGGCGATGCAGCGGTTCTTCACGGATTATGGCGTGACCACCACCCACTTTGTTCCGTCGATGCTGGCGGCGTTTGTCGCCTCGCTGGATAGCGATAATGTGTCGTCCTGCCGGACGCTAAAACGCGTTTTCTGTAGCGGCGAAGCGCTGCCGACGGAACTGTGTCGCGAATGGGAGCGCTTAACCGGCGCGCCATTGCATAACCTGTACGGGCCGACGGAAGCGGCGGTGGATGTCAGCTGGTATCCCGCCTGCGGGCCAGAGCTGGCGGCGGTAACCGGCAATAGCGTGCCTATCGGCTGGCCGGTATGGAACACCGGATTACGTATTCTTGATGCCGCCATGCGCCCGGTGCCGCCGGGCGTGGCGGGTGATTTGTACTTAACGGGCATTCAGCTGGCACAGGGTTATATGGGGCGACCTGATCTCACCGCCAGCCGCTTTATTGCCGACCCGTTTGCCCCCGGCGAGCGCATGTACCGCACCGGCGATGTGGCGCGCTGGCTGGATAACGGGGCGGTAGAGTATCTTGGCCGCAGCGACGATCAGTTGAAAATTCGCGGCCAGCGCATTGAGCTTGGCGAGATCGACCGGGTGATGGCGGCGTTGCCGGACGTCGCGCAGGCGGTGTGCCACGCCTGCGTCTTCAATCAGGCGGCGGCCACCGGCGGCGATGCCCGCCAGCTCGTCGGTTATCTGGTGAGCGAGTCCGGCCAGCCGCTGGACGTGGCGGCGCTGAAAGCCCGTCTTAGCGAACAGCTGCCGCCGCACATGGTGCCGGTGGTGTTAATCCAGCTGGAATCCTTCCCGCTCAGCGCCAACGGTAAGCTGGATCGTAAAGCGCTACCGCTCCCCTCCTTAAGCAGCGAGCGCAGCGGTCGCCCGCCGCAATCGGCTACCGAAATGACCGTTGCCGCGGCGTTCAGCCAGCTGCTGGGCTGCGAGGTAAATGACATCGACGCCGATTTCTTCGCCCTCGGCGGCCATTCGCTGCTGGCGATGCGGCTGGCGGCGCAGCTTAGCCGCGAGCTGGCGCGGCAGGTGACGCCGGGGCAGGTGATGGTCGCTTCGACGGTCGGCAAGCTGAGCGCGCTGCTGGCTTCCGACCTGAGCGACGAGCAGGCGCAGCGCCTGGGCTTCGATGCGCTGTTGCCGCTGCGCGAGAGCGACGGTCCGACGCTGTTCTGCTTCCATCCGGCCTCCGGTTTTGCCTGGCAGTTCAGCGTGCTGGCGCGTTATCTTAACCCGCGCTGGTCAATTACCGGTATTCAGTCGCCGCGTCCGACGGGGCCAATGGCCTCCGCCGCCAACCTCGACGAAGTCTGCGAGCACCATCTGCGCACGCTTTTAGCGCAGCAGCCGCATGGGCCTTACTATCTGTTTGGTTATTCGCTCGGTGGAACGCTGGCGCAGGGGATTGCCGCCCGTTTACGCCAGCGCGGCGAAGAGGTGGCATTCCTCGGCCTGCTCGATACCTGGCCGCCGGAGACGCAAAACTGGGCGGAGAAAGAGGCGAACGGCCTGGATCCCGAAGTGCTGGCGGAAATCGCCCGCGAGCGCGAAGCGTTTCTCGCTGCTCAGCAGGGGCAGGCTTCCGGCGAGCTGTTCAGCGCGATCGAAGGTAACTACGCCGATGCGGTGCGCCTGTTGACGACCGCGCACAGCGCGAAGTTTGACGGCAAGGCAACGCTATTTGTGGCGGAGAAAACGCGTCAGAAAGGGATGGATCCGCAGGTCGCATGGGGGCCATGGGTTGGCGAGCTGGAGGTGTTCAGCCAGAACTGCGCCCACGTCGAGATTATCTCACCGCAGGCCTTTGAAGCGATAGGCCCGGTAGTGCGGGAGATTCTGGGGTAACGGTAGAGCCCGGGCTACCCGTTTTGGGTAGCCCGGCTCAGCGCAGCGCAAGCCGGGAATGCGATGGTTGAGATGGTATAGAAAAGATTATCGGCGACCCAGCGGCACTACCAGCGGCGTATGCGCCACCGGATCGTCGATGATCGTGCAGCGCAGACCGTAGATACGCTCAATTAGATCCGCCGTGACGATCTCTTTCGGCGCGCCTTCGGCAACGATCTTACCGTCGCGCAGGGCGATCAGATGGGTGGCGTAACGACAGGCCTGATTGAGATCGTGCAGTACCGCCGCCAGCGTATATCCCTTCTCGCGATTCAGCTCGCTTAACAGTTCCAGCAGGTCGATCTGATGGCTGATATCCAGCCAGGTCGTCGGCTCATCAAGCAGCATAATCGCCGTCTCCTGCGCCAGTACCATCGCAATCCACGCCCGCTGGCGCTGGCCGCCGGAGAGGGTATCCACGCTCTGCAGCGCGAGGTCGACAATCCCCGTCGCCCGCATCGCGTTATTTACCGCTGCTTCGTCTTCTTTACGCCAACGGGTAAACATCGGCTGGTGCGGATAGCGCCCGCGCGCCACCAGTTCCTGTACGGTGATATCGCCGGGCGTGGTGGCATTCTGCGCCAGCAGGCCAATCCGCTTTGCCACCTCTTTGCTGGCGTAGTGCTGGATCTGCTCGCCATCGAGATAAACGTGGCCGCTGGACGGGGTCATCAGGCGGCTGAGGGTGCGAAGCAGGGTTGATTTACCACAGCCGTTGGGGCCGATAATCGCCGTGAAATGGCCGTCAGGAATCGTGACGTTCAGCGATTCGGCGATGGTCTTTTTGCCGTAGGCCAGGGTCAACTGGTCGCCGCGCAAACGGGAAGTTACAGCGGTCATTTTTTGCGGGACTCCTGAATTAATAACGCGATGAGGTAGATACCGCCAAGACTGACGGTGACCACCCCTACCGGTAACTGATAAGGCATGAACAGGCGCTGGGCGCAGTAATCGGCCAGCGCCAGCAGCAGCGCGCCGCACAGCGCCGACTGGGTTAACCCCCAGCGTGCGGTGCCGCTTATCCGTCGGGCGATATGCGGGGCTACCAGCGCGACGAAAGAAATAGGCCCGGCCAGCGCGGTGGCGGAAGCGGTCAGCAGCACCGCCACCAGCATCAGCAGCAGGCGTGAACGTTCGACTCGAACCCCCAGCGCGCAGGCGGTATCGTCGCCCATCTCCAGCAGCCGCATCCGCCGCGCCAGCAGCGCGCCGCACGCTAACATCAGCAGGATCAGCGGCGCCGATGGCCAGGTTTTGCCCCACGTCAGGCCGTTGAGCGAACCGGCATTCCACAACCCGGCGGAAAGGGCAGTCTCAAGCGACGCGCGCAGCAGCAGCCAGGTATTGAATGCCACCAGCATGGCGCGCACGCCGATGCCGATAATGATCAGGCGGAAGGTTTCAATGCCGTTGCGCCACGCCAGCAGCCACACCACCAGCGAGGTCAGCACGCCGCCAAGCATCGCCGCCAGCGCGATGGCGGTCAGGTTCTGGCCGAACATCACCATCGCCACCAGCACGCCGCTCCAGGCGCCGGTGTTGAAGCCCATCACGTCCGGGCTACCCAGCGGGTTACGCATCAATGACTGAAAAATGGCGCCGCTGACGCCAAGCCCGGCGCCGATCAGCAGCGCCATCAGCACGCGCGGCAAGCGCCATTCGGTGACCACCATGCTGACGTTGCGCGGCGCGTCGCCGAGCAGCGCGGAAACCACCTGTTCAATGCTGAGCGGCACCAGGCCATTACCCAGACCGAGCAGGGACACCAGCAGACTGGCGGCGATCAGCAGCAGGCAGCAGAACATCAGGCGGCGGGAGGGAGCCATCACAGCGCACCTCCTCGCGGCTGACGGCGAACCAGCCAGATCAACACCGGCGCGCCGATAAAGGCGCTGACCACCGAAACGCGCAATTCACCAGGCACCAACAGGCGGCCAAGCACGTCGGCAAACAGCAACAGGGCGGGGGTGGCGAGCAGCGTAACCGGCAATGACCAGCGGTGATCCGCCCCCACCAGCCAGCGCGCCATATGCGGCATCATCAGGCCGATAAAGGCGATAGGGCCGACCAGCGCCGTCGCGCTGCCGCACAGGACGGTTATCGCCAGCAGGCCGATTAACTGGGTGCGCGCGACCCGGCTGCCGAGCGCGGTGGCGGTGTCGGCGCCGAGACTCAGGCTGTTCAGCGCCCGGCTGAGAAAAAGGGTTACCACGGCGGCAATCAGCACCGGTAGCAGGACGATTTTCAGCGTTTGCAGGGTGCGAATATCCAGCGAGCCGGCTTGCCAGAAGCGCAGTTGGTCATACACGTCCGGGTTGAGCAGGGCGATGCCGTTAGATAAGCCTTCCAGGACCGCCGCCAGCGCCACGCCCGCGAGGGTCAGGCGCACCGGGCTAAGCTGGCCGCCGCCCTGGCTGCCGGTAAACGCGACCAGTAGCGACGCGGCGAAGGCGCCGCAAAAGGCCATCAGCAACTGCTCCTGCGGCGAAGTGATGCCCAACAGCGCCGCACCGAGCACGATGGCGAAGCTGGCGCCGGAGTTGACGCCGAGCAGGCCCGGGTCGGCCAACGGGTTACGGGTGAGGGTTTGCATTAGCGCGCCGGCGAGGCCAAGCGCGCAGCCGGCCAGCAATCCGGCCAGCGTACGCGGCAGGCGGGCATCCAGTACGATAGTGCAGTCGGCGCTCTGACAGCTGCCGGAGAAGGCATCGACAATCACCGAAGGCGGCAGAGGTTTGGCGCCGATAAGCAGGCTGAGCGCAATCGCGAGAGCTAAAAGTAACAAGAGACCAGGCACGGCGACGGCGCGCACCGTGGTCGTAGAAAACGACATAGTTCAAATCCCTGATATGATAATGATATTAATTATCGTTATCGATTTTATTCAGGTATGTTACCATGAGAAACCATAAAAATGGTATGAAAAATAACGACAAGGCCCTTGCATGAACCGACCTTCCCGGCTGCTTGATGTCAGCCTCCTGCGCACCCATCCGGCGTTCCGCGCCGTCTTTATCGCTCGCTTTATTTCTATCCTGTCGCTTGGCCTGCTAGGCGTGGCGATCCCGGTACAAATCCAGATGATGACCCATTCGACCTGGCAGGTGGGGCTCTCGGTGATGCTGACCGGCTGTTCGATGTTCATTGGGCTGATGGTCGGCGGCGTGCTGGCCGACCGTTATGAACGCAAACGCCTGATCCTGCTGGCGCGTGGCACCTGCGGCGTGGGCTTCGTCGGCCTGTGCCTGAACGCTATGCTACCGGAACCCTCGCTGGCGGCAATTTACCTGCTGGGGATCTGGGATGGCTTCTTCGCCTCTTTGGGCGTGACCGCGCTTCTGGCGGCAACGCCGGCTTTAGTCGGCCGCGAAAACCTGATGCAGGCCGGAGCGATCACCATGCTGACCGTGCGTCTCGGTTCGGTGATATCGCCGATGATCGGCGGGCTATTGCTGGCGACCGGCGGCGTGGCCTGGAACTATGGCCTGGCGGCGGCGGGGACGTTCATTACCACCCTGACGCTGCTACGCCTGCCGCGGCTGCCGCCACCGCCGCAGCCGCGCGAGCATCCGCTGAAATCGTTGCTGGCGGGGCTGAAATTTCTCTTTAATAGCCCGCTTATTGGCGGCATTGCGCTGCTCGGCGGCCTGTTGACGATGGCCAGCGCGGTGCGGGTGCTTTATCCGGCGCTGGCGGAAGGCTGGCAGATGTCAAATTCGCAGATTGGCCTGTTGTATGCCGCCATTCCGCTTGGCGCGGCGCTGGGGGCGTTAACCAGCGGACAACTGGCGCATACCGCGAAGCCGGGGGCGCTGATGCTGATAACGACGGTAGGGTCGTTTGTGGCGATTGCGCTGTTCAGCGTGATGCCGTTCTGGGCGCTGGGCGCGCTCTGTCTGGCGCTGTTTGGTTGGCTGAGCGCGATAAGCTCGCTGCTACAGTACACGTTGATCCAAACGCAAACGCCGGAAAATATGCTGGGGCGCATTAATGGCCTGTGGACCGCGCAGAACGTGACCGGCGATGCTATTGGCGCGGCGCTGTTGGGTGGATTAGGGGCGGTAATGACCCCGGTGGCTTCAGCCAGCGCCAGCGGCTGGGCGCT contains the following coding sequences:
- the fepG gene encoding iron-enterobactin ABC transporter permease, which produces MAPSRRLMFCCLLLIAASLLVSLLGLGNGLVPLSIEQVVSALLGDAPRNVSMVVTEWRLPRVLMALLIGAGLGVSGAIFQSLMRNPLGSPDVMGFNTGAWSGVLVAMVMFGQNLTAIALAAMLGGVLTSLVVWLLAWRNGIETFRLIIIGIGVRAMLVAFNTWLLLRASLETALSAGLWNAGSLNGLTWGKTWPSAPLILLMLACGALLARRMRLLEMGDDTACALGVRVERSRLLLMLVAVLLTASATALAGPISFVALVAPHIARRISGTARWGLTQSALCGALLLALADYCAQRLFMPYQLPVGVVTVSLGGIYLIALLIQESRKK
- the fepD gene encoding Fe(3+)-siderophore ABC transporter permease, producing the protein MSFSTTTVRAVAVPGLLLLLALAIALSLLIGAKPLPPSVIVDAFSGSCQSADCTIVLDARLPRTLAGLLAGCALGLAGALMQTLTRNPLADPGLLGVNSGASFAIVLGAALLGITSPQEQLLMAFCGAFAASLLVAFTGSQGGGQLSPVRLTLAGVALAAVLEGLSNGIALLNPDVYDQLRFWQAGSLDIRTLQTLKIVLLPVLIAAVVTLFLSRALNSLSLGADTATALGSRVARTQLIGLLAITVLCGSATALVGPIAFIGLMMPHMARWLVGADHRWSLPVTLLATPALLLFADVLGRLLVPGELRVSVVSAFIGAPVLIWLVRRQPRGGAL
- the entF gene encoding enterobactin non-ribosomal peptide synthetase EntF — its product is MSTRLPLVAAQPGIWMAERLSTLPGAWSVAHYVELRGNLDPALLSKAIVAGLKQADTLSMRFCEDNGEAWQWVDDAREFAEPQSVDLRQQADPHMSALTLMQSDLGQNLRVDSGNPLVCHQLMRVGDDCWYWYQRYHHLLVDGFSFPAITRQIAAIYRAWQRGEETPDSPFTPFAEVVEEYQRYYGSEAWQRDKAFWQAQRQALPSPASLSDAPLAGRATSSDIWRLKLEADPAVFSQLAASAPQCQRADLALALTTLWLGRLCGRMDYAAGFIFMRRMGSAALTATGPVLNVLPLAVNIDAQETLAQLATRLSGQLKKMRRHQRYDAEQIVRDSGKAAGDEPLFGPVLNIKVFDYQLDIDDVQAQTHTLATGPVNDLELALFPDERGGLSLEILANKARYDEATLNRHVSRLTALLAQFAANPALRCGEAEMLSAEEGAQLALINNTAMPLPTTTLSALVAEQARKTPDAPALADANWRFSYREMRQQVVALANLLRQRGVKPGDSVAVALPRSVFLTLALHGIVEAGAAWLPLDTGYPDDRLRMMLEDARPSLLITSDDQLARFSDIPGLSSLCYQQPLAAEDDTPLALSKPEHTAYIIFTSGSTGRPKGVMVGQTAIVNRLLWMQNHYPLTAADVVAQKTPCSFDVSVWEFWWPFMTGAQLVMAAPEAHRDPQAMQRFFTDYGVTTTHFVPSMLAAFVASLDSDNVSSCRTLKRVFCSGEALPTELCREWERLTGAPLHNLYGPTEAAVDVSWYPACGPELAAVTGNSVPIGWPVWNTGLRILDAAMRPVPPGVAGDLYLTGIQLAQGYMGRPDLTASRFIADPFAPGERMYRTGDVARWLDNGAVEYLGRSDDQLKIRGQRIELGEIDRVMAALPDVAQAVCHACVFNQAAATGGDARQLVGYLVSESGQPLDVAALKARLSEQLPPHMVPVVLIQLESFPLSANGKLDRKALPLPSLSSERSGRPPQSATEMTVAAAFSQLLGCEVNDIDADFFALGGHSLLAMRLAAQLSRELARQVTPGQVMVASTVGKLSALLASDLSDEQAQRLGFDALLPLRESDGPTLFCFHPASGFAWQFSVLARYLNPRWSITGIQSPRPTGPMASAANLDEVCEHHLRTLLAQQPHGPYYLFGYSLGGTLAQGIAARLRQRGEEVAFLGLLDTWPPETQNWAEKEANGLDPEVLAEIAREREAFLAAQQGQASGELFSAIEGNYADAVRLLTTAHSAKFDGKATLFVAEKTRQKGMDPQVAWGPWVGELEVFSQNCAHVEIISPQAFEAIGPVVREILG
- the entS gene encoding enterobactin transporter EntS — translated: MNRPSRLLDVSLLRTHPAFRAVFIARFISILSLGLLGVAIPVQIQMMTHSTWQVGLSVMLTGCSMFIGLMVGGVLADRYERKRLILLARGTCGVGFVGLCLNAMLPEPSLAAIYLLGIWDGFFASLGVTALLAATPALVGRENLMQAGAITMLTVRLGSVISPMIGGLLLATGGVAWNYGLAAAGTFITTLTLLRLPRLPPPPQPREHPLKSLLAGLKFLFNSPLIGGIALLGGLLTMASAVRVLYPALAEGWQMSNSQIGLLYAAIPLGAALGALTSGQLAHTAKPGALMLITTVGSFVAIALFSVMPFWALGALCLALFGWLSAISSLLQYTLIQTQTPENMLGRINGLWTAQNVTGDAIGAALLGGLGAVMTPVASASASGWALVIVGVLLIGLLRELRRFQRPEQACES
- the fepC gene encoding iron-enterobactin ABC transporter ATP-binding protein — its product is MTAVTSRLRGDQLTLAYGKKTIAESLNVTIPDGHFTAIIGPNGCGKSTLLRTLSRLMTPSSGHVYLDGEQIQHYASKEVAKRIGLLAQNATTPGDITVQELVARGRYPHQPMFTRWRKEDEAAVNNAMRATGIVDLALQSVDTLSGGQRQRAWIAMVLAQETAIMLLDEPTTWLDISHQIDLLELLSELNREKGYTLAAVLHDLNQACRYATHLIALRDGKIVAEGAPKEIVTADLIERIYGLRCTIIDDPVAHTPLVVPLGRR